A genome region from Heliangelus exortis chromosome 12, bHelExo1.hap1, whole genome shotgun sequence includes the following:
- the GNAI2 gene encoding guanine nucleotide-binding protein G(i) subunit alpha-2, with the protein MGCTVSAEDKAAAERSRMIDKNLREDGEKAAREVKLLLLGAGESGKSTIVKQMKIIHEDGYSEEECRQYKAVVYSNTIQSIMAIIKAMGNLQIDFGDSSRADDARQLFALSCTAEEQGIMPEDLANVIRRLWADNGVQACFNRSREYQLNDSAAYYLNDLERIARADYIPTQQDVLRTRVKTTGIVETHFTFKDLHFKMFDVGGQRSERKKWIHCFEGVTAIIFCVALSAYDLVLAEDEEMNRMHESMKLFDSICNNKWFTDTSIILFLNKKDLFEEKIVHSPLTICFPEYTGANKYDEAAGYIQSKFEDLNKRKDTKEIYTHFTCATDTKNVQFVFDAVTDVIIKNNLKDCGLF; encoded by the exons atggGCTGCACCGTGAGCGCCGAGGACAAGGCGGCCGCCGAGCGCTCCCGCATGATCGACAAGAACCTGCGGGAGGACGGCGAGAAGGCGGCGCGGGaggtgaagctgctgctgttgg GTGCTGGCGAGTCTGGGAAGAGCACCATCGTCAAACAGATGAA GATAATCCATGAGGATGGATACTCAGAGGAGGAGTGCCGGCAGTACAAAGCTGTGGTCTACAGCAACACCATCCAGTCCATCATGGCCATCATCAAGGCGATGGGGAACCTGCAGATTGACTTTGGAGACTCCTCCAGAGCG GATGATGCTCGGCAGCTGTTTGCGCTCTCCTGcactgctgaggagcagggcaTCATGCCTGAGGACCTGGCCAACGTCATCCGGAGGCTGTGGGCTGACAATGGGGTGCAGGCGTGCTTCAACCGCTCCCGAGAGTACCAGCTGAACGACTCAGCTGCCTA CTATCTGAACGACCTGGAGAGGATAGCCCGTGCCGACTACATCCCCACCCAGCAGGATGTGCTGCGCACCAGGGTGAAGACCACAGGCATCGTAGAGACCCACTTCACCTTCAAGGACCTGCACTTCAA GATGTTTGATGTGGGTGGCCAGCGCTCAGAGCGGAAGAAGTGGATCCACTGCTTTGAGGGAGTGACAGCCATCATCTTCTGCGTGGCCCTGAGTGCCTATGACCTGGTGCTGGCTGAGGACGAGGAGATG AACCGCATGCATGAGAGCATGAAGCTGTTTGACAGCATCTGCAACAACAAGTGGTTCACAGACACATCCATCATCCTCTTCCTCAACAAGAAGGACCTCTTCGAGGAGAAGATTGTGCACAGCCCCCTGACTATTTGCTTCCCTGAGTACACAG gggcCAACAAATACGACGAGGCGGCCGGCTACATCCAGAGCAAGTTTGAGGACCTGAACAAGCGGAAGGACACCAAGGAGATCTACACCCACTTCACCTGTGCCACCGACACCAAGAACGTGCAGTTCGTCTTTGACGCCGTCACTGACGTCATCATCAAAAACAACCTGAAGGACTGTGGGCTCTTCTGA
- the GNAT1 gene encoding guanine nucleotide-binding protein G(t) subunit alpha-1, producing the protein MGAGASAEEKHSRELEKKLKEDAEKDARTVKLLLLGAGESGKSTIVKQMKIIHQDGYSLEECLEFIAIIYSNTLQSMLAIVRAMSTLSIQYGDTARQDDARKLLHLSDTIEEGTMPKEMSDIIGRLWKDTGIQACFDRASEYQLNDSAGYYLSDLERLVTPGYVPTEQDVLRSRVKTTGIIETQFSFKDLNFRMFDVGGQRSERKKWIHCFEGVTCIIFIAALSAYDMVLVEDDEVNRMHESLHLFNSICNHRYFATTSIVLFLNKKDVFQEKIKKAHLSICFPDYDGPNTYDDAGNYIKLQFLELNMRRDVKEIYSHMTCATDTENVKFVFDAVTDIIIKENLKDCGLF; encoded by the exons ATGGGTGCCGGGGCCAGTGCTGAGGAGAAGCACTCCCGTGAGCTGGAGAAGAAGCTCAAGGAAGACGCTGAGAAGGACGCCAGGACAgtcaagctgctgctgctgg GAGCAGGGGAGTCGGGGAAGAGCACCATCGTCAAACAGATGAA GATCATCCATCAGGACGGTTACTCACTGGAAGAATGCCTGGAATTCATTGCCATCATCTACAGCAACACGCTCCAGTCCATGCTGGCCATCGTGCGGGCCATGTCCACCCTCAGCATCCAGTATGGGGACACAGCTCGCCAG GATGATGCCCGCAAGCTGCTGCACCTCTCAGACACCATCGAGGAGGGCACCATGCCCAAGGAGATGTCAGACATCATCGGGCGACTCTGGAAGGACACAGGCATCCAGGCCTGCTTCGACCGTGCCTCTGAGTACCAGCTCAATGACTCGGCTGGCTA CTACCTGTCAGACCTGGAGCGCCTGGTGACCCCCGGCTACGTCCCCACAGAGCAGGACGTGCTGCGCTCCCGTGTCAAGACCACCGGCATCATTGAGACACAGTTCTCCTTCAAAGACCTGAACTTCAG GATGTTTGATGTGGGTGGCCAGCGCTCGGAGCGGAAGAAGTGGATCCACTGCTTCGAGGGGGTGACCTGCATCATCTTCATCGCCGCACTCAGCGCCTACGACATGGTTCTGGTGGAGGATGATGAAGTG aaccGCATGCACGAGAGCCTGCACCTCTTCAACAGCATCTGCAACCACCGCTACTTCGCCACTACCTCCATCGTCCTCTTCCTCAACAAGAAGGACGTCTTCCAGGAGAAAATCAAGAAGGCTCATCTCAGCATTTGCTTCCCCGACTATGACG GTCCCAACACCTACGACGACGCGGGCAACTACATCAAGCTGCAGTTCCTGGAGCTGAACATGCGGCGGGACGTGAAGGAGATCTACTCCCACATGACCTGCGCCACTGATACTGAGAACGTCAAGTTCGTCTTCGACGCCGTCACTGACATCATCATCAAGGAGAACCTGAAGGACTGCGGCCTCTTCtga